The following proteins come from a genomic window of Aquimarina sp. MAR_2010_214:
- a CDS encoding DUF1572 family protein translates to MKSSEYLEGIQKQFAYYKSLGEKTIDQIPAEKLFWQYNNESNSIAIMVKHLWGNMKSRWTDFLTTDGEKEWRQRDAEFDNDIKSKEDLLTKWNDGWQCLFEALESIDQNNFNQPIYIRNIEHSITEAINRQLAHYAYHVGQIVFLGKMITGKQWQSLSIPKGKSVAYNQKRFATPKHKAHYTDKLMKDDTN, encoded by the coding sequence ATGAAATCATCTGAATACTTAGAGGGAATCCAAAAGCAGTTTGCTTATTATAAATCTCTGGGAGAAAAAACAATAGATCAAATCCCTGCAGAAAAGCTTTTTTGGCAATATAACAATGAGAGTAATAGCATAGCAATTATGGTAAAACATCTCTGGGGTAATATGAAATCCCGATGGACAGATTTTTTAACTACAGATGGTGAAAAAGAATGGAGACAACGTGATGCCGAATTTGATAACGACATTAAATCTAAAGAAGATCTTTTAACCAAGTGGAACGATGGATGGCAATGCCTCTTTGAAGCACTAGAAAGTATTGATCAAAATAACTTTAATCAGCCCATCTATATTCGTAATATAGAACATAGCATTACCGAAGCAATCAACAGACAATTGGCACATTATGCATATCACGTAGGACAAATTGTATTTCTTGGAAAAATGATTACAGGTAAGCAATGGCAAAGTTTATCTATCCCAAAAGGAAAATCTGTAGCTTACAATCAAAAACGCTTTGCTACACCCAAGCATAAAGCACATTATACAGATAAGCTCATGAAAGATGATACCAATTAA
- the dnaN gene encoding DNA polymerase III subunit beta encodes MKFIVSSSYLLKQLQVLGGVISNSNTLPILDNFLFELDNNALTVSASDLETTMSAKLEVESSDQGTIAVPAKLLLETLKTFPEQPLTFVAADNNTVEISSNHGKYALAYANGEEFPKAVELEDPSATNILGDILATAVSKTIFATGNDDLRPVMSGVFFQFSTEGLTFVATDAHKLVKYTREDIKASQAAEFIMPKKPLNLLKGILAGSDSEVLIEYNESNAKFSFDETQLICRLIDGKYPNYEAVIPKENPNKLSIARTQFLNSVRRVSIFSNKTTHQIRLKIAGAELNISAEDIDYSNKAEERLTCDYQGDDMQIGFNSRFLSEMLNNLNADEVQLEMSLPNRAGILTPIDGLDEGEHVTMLVMPVMLNN; translated from the coding sequence ATGAAATTTATAGTATCCAGTTCTTACTTACTTAAGCAACTACAGGTATTAGGAGGAGTAATTAGTAATAGCAATACGTTACCAATTTTAGATAACTTTTTGTTCGAATTAGACAACAATGCTTTAACTGTATCTGCCTCTGATCTAGAGACGACCATGTCTGCAAAATTAGAAGTAGAATCTTCTGACCAAGGAACGATTGCAGTACCCGCCAAATTATTGTTAGAGACACTTAAAACTTTTCCTGAACAACCTTTAACTTTTGTCGCTGCAGATAATAATACGGTAGAGATAAGTTCTAACCATGGTAAGTATGCTTTAGCATATGCTAACGGTGAGGAGTTTCCTAAAGCAGTAGAATTAGAAGATCCCAGTGCTACAAATATACTAGGAGATATCTTAGCCACAGCAGTAAGCAAAACTATTTTTGCAACTGGTAATGATGACTTAAGACCAGTAATGAGTGGTGTGTTTTTTCAATTCTCTACAGAAGGTTTAACTTTTGTTGCTACCGATGCTCATAAACTGGTTAAGTATACCAGAGAAGATATCAAAGCTTCTCAAGCTGCTGAGTTTATTATGCCTAAAAAACCATTGAACTTACTTAAAGGGATTTTGGCAGGTAGTGATAGTGAAGTATTGATCGAATATAATGAATCTAATGCAAAATTCTCTTTTGATGAAACGCAACTAATCTGTAGATTAATTGATGGAAAATACCCTAATTATGAAGCAGTAATACCAAAAGAGAACCCAAATAAACTATCTATAGCCCGTACACAGTTTTTAAATTCTGTACGTAGGGTTTCTATTTTCTCTAACAAAACGACACACCAGATTAGATTAAAAATTGCAGGAGCAGAATTAAATATATCTGCAGAAGATATCGATTATTCTAACAAAGCAGAAGAACGTTTAACATGTGATTACCAAGGTGATGATATGCAAATTGGTTTTAACTCTCGCTTTTTAAGCGAAATGCTAAATAATCTTAATGCTGATGAAGTACAGTTAGAAATGTCATTACCGAACAGAGCAGGAATACTTACTCCAATCGATGGATTAGACGAAGGAGAACATGTAACCATGCTAGTAATGCCAGTAATGTTGAATAATTAA